GAGCTCTCAGCGTTGCCTCTGTCCGATAATAATATGAGTAGAAGCATGGAGATATGTCTGACTACAGTAACATCAGCTATGTTCTTTCTGTGTGTCGCAGCCAACAGGATGCTCAGGAGTTCCTGCGTTTCCTCCTGGACGGCCTGCACAACGAGGTCAACAGGGTCACCGTCAGGCCGAGAGGCACTGTGGAGGACTTCGACCACCTGCCGTAAGTAATCTGCCTCACAGACAATGTGTGTACCTGCATTGACACCTTCTTGCACCGGGAACTGGGGAAATTGTTTGGGTGATACTAGGAATGCTGGGGAACAAATTAATTACAGTATGTATTGTATTGGAAATAGGGCTGTccatcgattcaaatatttaatcgcaattaatcacatgattgtccatagttaccCGTGATTAATCGcccattttttatccgttcaaaatgtaccttaaaggcagatttgtcaagtatttaattatcttattaacatggaagtggacaaatatgctgctttatgcaaatgtatatatatatatgtattattagaaatcaattaacaacacaaaactatacTGAaacaatcataacatggcaaacagctgtcagtgtgtcagtgtgctgacttgactatgacttgcccccaaactgcatgtgattatcataaagtgggcatgtctgtaaaggggagactcgtgggtacccatagaacccatagacatatatacatagatgctGCATTGGACGCTTCAGCCCCTAGCAGcgatacgtcaacgtgggcgtcatattggacctggcaagaccagaaatgtagacgttatcgtgctttttatccagaaaaacagcaactcccccgttcacttgtatagggttacaggccagtcttgccaggtccaatatggcgcccacgttgacatatgatccaggagtcaatgcagcgtctatgtatatatgtctatgatagaacccattttcattcacatatcttgaggtcagaggtcaaggaaccctttcgaaaatggccatgccagtttttccataattcagcgtaagtttggagcgttttttagcctcctttcacgacaagctagtatgacatggttggtaccaatggattccttttgtttttctagtttcatatgaataaataaattagtgtcgttaaaacaaatctgcacGAGTTAGACAACTTAATAAAGGAAAAAACATCCGGGCCACGGTAGAAGCCTTGTACACGTTATGTGtggcatactgtatgtaaacagGGCCTAGACCGAGGCAACATGAATCATTAAGGCTTTATCATTAAGCTTTAATTTAACACTGCGTGCGACAGTTTCACCTCCTGTGTTGAGTTGTTGCCTCTCTGGGGCCCAGATCAGCTTAATGCTCCAATTCTTCTTGGATATAATTATCAGTTATCTAACCACGGCTAGTTTAAGGGTCAGAGTTAATCTCTGGAACTTTCAGCATTACCCTCAAAACGTAATATATTCAAAACAATGCagataaatatttatttccaGCTCGAAAATGTGTGTGAGGGTAGAAAGTGTTTTTGAAAAGTGTCTTTTTTCATCCCTTACTCCCATATTCTGCCACCTATAATAAAGTAGGCCGGGTCCTTAAATAAGTGGCTGTTTTCTGCTATGACCCATTGCATTATCAACCCTTTTACTGAATCACAAAAAGTGTTATCATCATCAGTATGTCTCCGCCTGTCTGGGCTATCTTCTCAGTCACTCTGCACTGGATCTAACAGTCAAATTTGTGCTCCATGTTCAGGGATGAAGAGAAGGGGAAGAAGATGTGGAATAAATATCTAGAGAGAGAAGACAGTAAGATAGTCGGTAAGTAGAAATGCATGGAGATTTTAATAAGTTTATTAGAAATTGAAACATTGAATCTTGTACTGAAATTTGACTTAAATTGTTTATAGGTTTATAAACTAATCTGTgtgatatttgttttacttataAAACGTGTGTCTTGTCTGGACATGGCATTGGTAATGACAGGTCAGGCTAAACAAAGATGACAATCagcataaagaaaaataaactatacatttttttttaaatatatttcatGCCAGATGTGTTGATCCGGTGATCAGCGTCACGTCTTCATGTAATCTTTCCCGCTCCTCCTCCAGACGTGTTTGTAGGGCAGCTGAAGAGCTCGCTAACCTGCAGCCACTGTGGTTTCTGCTCCACTGTCTTCGACCCCTTCTGGGATCTCTCTCTACCTATCGCCAAGGttaggaaacacacacacacacagacctaacAGACAGGTGGATGTTGGTCAGCCTTACATAACAAGTCCCAGAAGGTCAACAGACACACATGTCAGCACAATCAGTGGTGCAGAGGGgactttctctctgtgtgtttttgtagacTTGCTCTGTATTTTCTCATGATGATTTGAAGCATTAAGAAATATCTACCTGCAGCTCTTAACATGAGCTTTTTGGTTTCCTCCCTGTCTCTGTTTGTgctttgctttgtgtgtgtgtgtgtgtgtgtgtgtgtgtgtgtgtgtgtgtgtgtttgtgtgctgctaATGTGAATGCATCTATGTTTGTGCTCAGAAGGGCTACGGTGAGGTGAGTCTAATGGACTGCATGCGGCTCTTCACCAAAGAAGACGTGCTCGACGGGGACGAGAAGCCGGTGAGTATCCAGGAACCAACGGAAGGGTGATCCTTCCTCAGTGGTGGAACGTAActcagtacatttactcaagtacagtacgcAAGTACAGTTTTAGTAGTAAAGTAGTTAAAAGAAATCAGCCCCACCTTGCCCCGCCTTTAGCAGCTGTAACATTAAAGTAATGTTCATATCAATGCATCAAAAATTATAACACAATTAATTatggctttcaaagttaacacgataataacacgttaatgcaaatttgttttaacgccactaatttctttaacgcaacttgcgatttttaggttgtaacgggcatcatatgaagctagaaaacccaaagaatccattggtactaattcatttgcataaagtaagcatatttgtccactcccatgttgatgaaattgttaaatacttgacaaatctccctttaaggtacattttgaatagatcaaaaaaatgtgtgattaatttgcgatttatcACAATTCACTATGGACAAGCATGCGataaatcgtgattaaatattttaatcgatttacagccctaattataatacaataatataatacatgttATTCAAAagtgggccattctgcataatgagtactttaacCTTTGGAacattaagtatattttgatgctaatacttttgtacttttactgaaggaaAATTTTGAATGGAGGACTTTGACTTctagcagagtatttctacactacAGTATTGCTATTtgtacttaaaggaccagtgtgtaggatttaggggcatctagcggtgaggttataaacggctcattgcaataattcttagtttcaggtgattatacactaatgaaaacatagttatgaatatatatatatatatatatttctacctaaatgctacacactggccctttaagtaaATAGATCTGAGTATTTCTTCCACCTTGCGAAAACATTTGACAATTTATATGTGTAATTTTTTGCTTTGCATTGGCCACATGTATGTTTAAACAGAGACATGCTGGCATTCATTTTGGTCTAAAACTCAATTCCACTTTGCTCCAGATGTGTTAAAGTCTCAATTCTGACGATTTAAAACTAGTAGCTTTATCCATGGGATTGTAGAGTTGTGATTCTATCTAAGTGATGTCAGTAGATGTGATGTGTGCTTCATATTTTACCGTCTGTTTGTAGACAGTGAGTGAACAAACCGTGTTTTTTGTCCACAGACGTGCTACAGGTGTAAAGCAAGGAGGAGATGCACGAAGAAGTTCACGATACAGAAGTTCCCCAAGATCTTAGTGCTGCGTATCCTTTCCTCTGGACATTAGTGTCTGATACGGATGTGTTATATTAGACATATGTAGTGAGCCTATAGCTGAGGGAGCATGAATGTGTCATGGGATAGTGTGAATGGATTATGGCAACGCTGTAGTGAACAGTAGTTGATTGCATTTCAAGAATTGCATGAGATTAACCCAGGAGTCAAACTCcggctaaaagaagtctgattgtatagaagtctataagaAATTGAgactacttctcacttgatttattacctcagtaaacgttGTCAACATTAATTTATGGTCTCAaacgctagtttcaagtcttcttcaatacagcatgatgttcatttagtaacttatggtcccatttagagtcaaacagaccataaagcaggggatgctttagggcgtggctaccttgtgattgacaggtcgctatcacggcgttgtccggtctgtgaATTGTCCACGCTTTCGTTTTTagaaactttaaccctttcacagtgtgttttcagttaatgaaatgtcttattcagcatccagttgtacttagctccgccctctcgtgtcTTTTctggtttaaaaataaaacaagatggtgacggccaaaacgtcaaacttgaggcttcaaaaccgtagtccacaaaccgatgggCTACGTTGACTTTTCTTATATGAAGACTATGGATTTACCAGAgctatgaaaaaaagtaattactaTTTTGCATTAATTTCTATTTGATTATAAGAATGTGTAATCaccattaaattttttttcagagctATGAATAACAATTTGTGGCAATTTTCACATCACATTATACATCCATGTAGAATATAAATGATTGAGTAAGTGCTTGTATGGTGGCTCCTTTGACCTGCTGCTTTGACAACGTAAAAGCACTCCAGTCACTGAAAGACAGCTCTGATATACTGTCAGGAAACTATGTCATGTATTTGAAGAGGAGTATAATTGGCTGTAGTGAGCACTCATATCCACCAACGACTAAACGTTGATTGAAGAAGTGCTATGAGAAAAGCTATTTGAGGACTCCATCCGGTAACAAACAGTTGTAGGAAGTGTTGGCTGAATGTATTGAGAGGTGCATACAGAGGAGTTGTTCCTTGACTCCCCCCTCCTGTCCAGACCTGAAACGCTTCTCTGAGGCACGCAGAACCAGCAAACTGTCCACCTTTGTTAACTTCCCCATGAAGGATCTGGACCTGCGGGAGTTTTCCTCCGAAAACAGCAGTAAGTGCCGATTCTGAGACTGGGGTCTGTTTTACAAAGCTTTGGATGATGAAGGAAAAAATCTGGACGGTAATGCAGGCTTTAAGTTTGTCTTTGCTTCTGTACTTGTTTTAGCGAACGCAGTGTACAACCTGTATGCAGTGTCCAACCACTCAGGCACCACCATGGGCGGTCACTACACAGCCTACTGTCGCAATCCCAACTCGGGAGAATGGTACACATTTAATGACTCCAGGTATGTTCGAACACCCGTCATCATCACTTTATTAATGAAGTTTATCTCatgataaaaaaagatatactgaatatataagctagagtgaagatactgctatcatatgaaactaaaaaaaacctaaggaatccattgtttagttgtaagatgagaaagtttgtgacccggccgccatgttgagatcagttgaggaaataccaaagcaccgcccaccagcctgagcaaattttctcattttacagcttaacagtacactacaagatgtttctgaaaacattttacgtgagaaataggcattacagtaacagaatattgattaatatttgatcagcgctgcctagtttgaccgtttgatcagagttcgcgagtgattgacagctgcctctgttgaatgaacagccaataggaacgctctctcgctgatatgacctgtgattggccaaagtctcccgtcacaggctagattttttaaagcctgaaaacagccatgaggaggagcagaagtgtagttatctctcagaacacttgaattacaatatgctgaaaggtcattatggcatttttgcccaacgatgccaaaaacattctgcccaCTGCCGCTTTTAATGATGAGTTTTTTTGTCTTCACCGTAACTCTCGTTTCTCACCGCGCAAACCTTtctcccctctctttctttccagAGTAACGCCAATGTCCTCCAGCCAAGTGCGCAGCAGCGACGCCTACGTCTTGTTCTACGAGCTGGCTTCCTCCTCGCGGATGTGAAGCCTCCTGGAGGACGGCGGGCCACAGCACCACTCTGACTGACTTGACGGACAGATGGATGGAAAATAAGAGTGTTGGTGGAGCCAGGGCCTATTTTGGACTTGTATTTGGACATatatcacacacgcacacacaaaggcACACACCCCCACCAGCCTGGAGGCTGCTTCTCTccacagagagagctggagaagGGAACACTCTGAAAACCACAGGAACCTGAtcaatctctctccctctctctgtccttatTCTCGTGTCTTGCTCATTCtgggtggaggtgtgtgtttactgtgtgtgtgtgcgtgtgtttgtgtgtgtgtgtgtgtgtgtgtgtgtgtgtgtgtgtgtgtgtgtgtgtgtgcttgtgtgtgtgtgcgaggctGACACAGGGCAATAATCCCATCCGACCGACCAACCGGTGAATCTGTCCCTCTCTATGCACTGCAAACCGAACTCTCATCCTGACCGCGCCTTCGCTTCTTGATCTTCTTGTTTGCCTCGAACCATTAAAACTCACTTGTTgcaattttgacattttttttttttttgctttgaatttatattgtttttatgtttttttgtgggGTGCAGGGGGTTATTACCCCTGCACCAtgagcatcatcatcatcagcaccaCCACTTTGGACTGTGGATGAATTGTGCTTAGAGCGTGACTGTAACAGGACTGGTCGTGGTTACAAGAAGCTTACAGCCCACCGGCCCGCTTGGTGTTCATGGCGTTCCCTTCCACTGCACTACAACACTCCCATGTCTCTGTTAGCATCTTcatcactcttcttcttctcctacGGTGGTTGGGAGGCCGGTGGCACTGTGAGTGTTACATGTTTTAGAGGACGACCCTCTtaacttgtgttttatttaatttgttttctccCACGTGTGGCTGCTACTGATGTTTTAAAAGTGctgtgaatggatgaatggacaGTCCGGTACGGATCCGCTGAGGATTAATAATGTAGACGACAATAACGGTAACAACCTTCATCGTCAGAATGAggtcttttcttcctctcttgttTCATGCCATTGAACAACACGGAAAGAAtgttttaaagaagaaaaaaaaacactatatctgtatatttttatatccCAATGCAATATGGAGAATGTACTATTCAATGGTGCTGAAAATGACCCATTACTGTTTTCAGTTGGTTTGTTTCCCAGGTttcaagagagaaaaaaaagttattatttatGCTTACAGGTGATAATGTGATGAGTCACACTTTTTAACAGTGGCAGTCAAAcacatgagtatatacatatatatatatatgaataaaagTTAACAAAACAGTGGTTTTACTTCAAgtgtttgtctctttttagCGCAAGTTTTGCTTGGAAATGGTGACTAACAGATGAGTACTTGTACAGGAGGACTCAAAAGACCATTGGTTCCCACCCTGGGGTTCTGGACCCCCCACACTGATACCTCAGCAAAATCTGAGTGGTCATGACAATTGACAGGAGTTTTACTTCTTCAGGACTCTTAAGGCTTCATCCACAATAttacgtttttgttttaaaatgcacAACTTTTGCTACAGTTATGCCCAGCGTCCACACTGCACCCGCGTTTTCCTGCCCCTAAATCGGAGACGTTTGAAAATGCTGCTGACCCAGTtttcagtgttgccagatctcacgagagaaacaagcaaccaggtctatagaaacaagcccaaaagaagcaactctgacctacctaccacaatatgagagagagaggcagccttcatatatatatgtatgaatttattttagaTTGTCCAAATCAACATAcctctttaaaggaccagtgtggcagaaatggaatatgatattaataagtatgttttctttagtgtttaatcacctgataataagaattgttgtgttttcgttagcttagaatgagctgtttatatctacatagggagcgggtcctcgccacgttgctccaccatgtttctacagtagcccagaactgaCAATCcgtctctgttaacttttcttgCTAGGGCCGtaatgttactcgctcccgtcgccgccgctgtGTCTTAAATCAATACTCACTGCTATTTGCAATGCTACTGCAATGGGAAATAACGCTATTCACATGCATATGAATGTGAATAATAATACTTATAGCTCTCTAACAGTATCATCCAAGTGTTTTAGCCAGTAGAAATTCATACAGGCCCAATTCTATCTCATTTGGCTGCCCAATATTTAGTATCACACATAGTAGAATGACCCTTTAGTGATATAATTCATCTTGGGTAGAGACAGCTCAACCAGCTCTCTTATCAGCTTAACACCGCAGAGACACACACCATTTTCTTTTGATGGATCGCTCAGTAATCATTATGAAAGTGTCGCGGCCTGGCCTACTTCCTGCTGCTCCATTATCCGTACGTGGCCTATTTTCTGTGGTCCGAGCTCTGCGGCCGCATAGTGTGATCTGACGCCATGAAAAGGTCCTTCGGCCAGGAATAGTTCTATAGGCTGACACCCTGGAGGCTCCCACATCACTGGAAGGACTCATTCCATCAGAcatctgaattttttttttttttaaatacatgtgGAACCTAATCCACTTGTAGCGAAACATTAACTCGACATTGATGTTCAAGGAGGAACATCCATCATATCATCGGACTGATGTATTGGTGTCGCTTCACTTAGTGGCACACAATCTGCAAAATTGGAAGTAACGGTGCTTAATTTAGCAGAACAATGCTTTGGGAATTTGTAGCTCTTAGTTACCATTTTACACTCTGTATCTCTATTTGGACACTCGGGACAGATTCCACTGAAGCCAGCATGCAGGTGCAGATATCACAGGAAGTCAGAACTCAGCTGGGTGGGAGTTCATGAGTGACACAGATGattttttagaaacattttttgatattaattgaaattctcattacatcctgacatcaataaatcaaatgctctgacagaaaaaatgaaagaaatctggtgtctgtggctgtcgcaggactctaataagcccgtccaatcaatACATTCGGCCAGAATGAAATGATTAGACGggctacctgtctacctgcatgcactctgcccgtgcactcattgagcgtcaccggagtcttccacaagctgctagcttgacagctgttaGTGCTAACAGtagccatgttcattgtttatgttcataatgatcattttgggggagtgtctttggagggaggcctgaagggacaggctgtcagtgttgccgacttggtgactttctctctagatttagggacttttggagctggtgctgctagctactttcattggaaaggagttggcaacactgagctgggtttttaggttggatcatttttaaaaatctagcgcACTCTTACTGGTTCCTCAAGATcaccgaccctacctttaagtttGCTAAGCTAATGTTAGTGCCATAAGCTGATGGTCATACCGAAATCTGTAGTAACAAAACCCCTGAGAGTATTGAATTACGGCGCATGTTAGTTACTACTAGGGCTGACAAACttcacgcaaatttgttttaacgccgctaatttctttaacgcattaatgcaacgtGTGATTTTAGGAAGCTaaaaatgctccaaagttacacaaaatgttggcgaggactggcatggccattttcaaaggagtcccttgacctctgacctcaagatatgtgaatgaaaatgggttctatgggtacccacgagtctcccctttacagacatgcccactttatgatcatcacatgcagtttggggcaagtcatagtcaagtcagcacactgacacactgacagctgttgttgcctgttgggttgaacatgatttgagcatattgtttatgctaaatgcagtacctgtgagggtttctggacaatatttgtcattgttttgtgttgttaattgatttccagtaataaatatatacatacatttgcataaagcagcatatttgtccactcccatgttgataagagtattaaatactggacaaatctcccttcaaggtacattttgaacagataaaaaaaaaagtgcgatTAATTTACATCTAaacgtgattaaatatttaatttaatttacagcCCTAGTTACTACACAtatgaattcaactt
The Sebastes fasciatus isolate fSebFas1 chromosome 7, fSebFas1.pri, whole genome shotgun sequence genome window above contains:
- the usp2a gene encoding ubiquitin carboxyl-terminal hydrolase 2a isoform X3, whose amino-acid sequence is MPSMRQSYTVTVPEEPPATAFPFLKQEMRRKGSMSGSMLVSTFVGLLINQAKNSKSAQGLVGLKNLGNTCFMNSILQCLSNTHSLRDYCLHNSHRRDLNNNSRTNTALMEEFAKLLQTMWTSSSSEAVSPSEFKTQIQRYAPRFVGYNQQDAQEFLRFLLDGLHNEVNRVTVRPRGTVEDFDHLPDEEKGKKMWNKYLEREDSKIVDVFVGQLKSSLTCSHCGFCSTVFDPFWDLSLPIAKKGYGEVSLMDCMRLFTKEDVLDGDEKPTCYRCKARRRCTKKFTIQKFPKILVLHLKRFSEARRTSKLSTFVNFPMKDLDLREFSSENSTNAVYNLYAVSNHSGTTMGGHYTAYCRNPNSGEWYTFNDSRVTPMSSSQVRSSDAYVLFYELASSSRM
- the usp2a gene encoding ubiquitin carboxyl-terminal hydrolase 2a isoform X4, which produces MPSMRQSYTVTVPEEPPATAFPFLKQEMRRKGSMSGSMLVSTFVGLLINQAKNSKSAQGLVGLKNLGNTCFMNSILQCLSNTHSLRDYCLHNSHRRDLNNNSRTNTALMEEFAKLLQTMWTSSSSEAVSPSEFKTQIQRYAPRFVGYNQQDAQEFLRFLLDGLHNEVNRVTVRPRGTVEDFDHLPDEEKGKKMWNKYLEREDSKIVDVFVGQLKSSLTCSHCGFCSTVFDPFWDLSLPIAKGYGEVSLMDCMRLFTKEDVLDGDEKPTCYRCKARRRCTKKFTIQKFPKILVLHLKRFSEARRTSKLSTFVNFPMKDLDLREFSSENSTNAVYNLYAVSNHSGTTMGGHYTAYCRNPNSGEWYTFNDSRVTPMSSSQVRSSDAYVLFYELASSSRM